From Pseudoalteromonas rubra, one genomic window encodes:
- a CDS encoding flavin monoamine oxidase family protein yields MKAPTDHTTNLKHLASQVLDNVNFESIKDVTDIVVIGGGLAGLAAAKQLSAQNRYHFKLLEAKSRVGGRTLNQQLTTTGGERHIVDGGAQWVGATHIHMQSLIAELGLSTFATPQEGELISQDDLPAQVQNELATIRATLNRLAASLPIHAPWLAQSAQAWDGQTAYDWCVDQGYSANAIEELDYSVRSFLAASIAQISFLFLLYYIRSAGSIEQLEVITGGAQDRIIKEGAQSICLALQQQLSEHVQFDAVTKVEDHGEFCLVSCQSGQVILCQRVIFAMAPSLLGNIQFEPPLLSNKRQLIEQWDTSEGSIKAHLLYTRPFWRAQGLSGISFIPNDVLTSTFDCSRNSNGPGLLTVFVNSSDAMRALSLDERKEQILAVLSQFFGDEAFEAVDYVETDWQAAPYQRGCESPLAVGKLTQFADNLKKPLGSFHFCGTETADIWTGYMEGAVASGYRAAEEAAQALDHQLLSL; encoded by the coding sequence ATGAAAGCACCAACAGATCATACTACTAACTTAAAGCACTTGGCATCTCAAGTGCTGGACAATGTTAACTTTGAAAGTATCAAGGATGTGACTGATATTGTTGTTATTGGGGGTGGGTTAGCCGGGCTGGCGGCGGCAAAGCAGTTGTCAGCTCAAAACCGCTACCACTTTAAGTTACTTGAAGCAAAAAGCCGGGTTGGCGGGCGGACCTTGAATCAACAGCTGACAACAACAGGCGGTGAGCGCCATATTGTGGATGGTGGTGCACAGTGGGTAGGTGCGACACATATTCATATGCAATCTCTAATTGCCGAGTTGGGACTTTCGACCTTTGCAACGCCACAGGAGGGGGAGCTGATATCGCAAGATGATCTCCCAGCGCAAGTGCAAAATGAATTGGCTACAATACGTGCAACCCTTAATCGGTTGGCGGCAAGCTTACCCATACACGCACCCTGGTTGGCCCAGAGCGCTCAGGCCTGGGATGGTCAAACTGCCTATGATTGGTGTGTGGACCAAGGTTATTCCGCCAATGCAATAGAAGAATTGGATTATTCCGTCCGCTCATTTTTAGCAGCTTCGATCGCACAAATCTCCTTTTTATTTTTGCTCTACTATATACGAAGTGCTGGCAGTATTGAGCAACTAGAAGTCATCACCGGGGGGGCGCAGGACCGTATTATCAAAGAGGGAGCACAGTCGATTTGTCTGGCGCTGCAACAGCAGTTGTCAGAACATGTGCAATTTGATGCTGTGACCAAAGTAGAGGATCACGGCGAATTTTGCCTGGTCAGCTGCCAGAGCGGGCAAGTTATTTTGTGTCAGCGTGTGATATTCGCCATGGCACCCAGTTTACTCGGTAATATTCAGTTCGAGCCGCCGTTGTTATCGAATAAAAGGCAGCTTATTGAGCAATGGGATACGAGTGAAGGCAGCATCAAGGCCCACCTGTTATATACCCGACCATTTTGGCGTGCGCAGGGCTTGAGTGGTATTTCATTCATCCCAAACGATGTGCTGACCAGTACTTTTGACTGTTCCCGTAATAGCAATGGACCGGGTTTACTTACCGTATTTGTAAATAGTAGTGACGCAATGCGCGCGTTGTCGTTGGATGAACGCAAGGAACAGATACTTGCAGTTCTGAGCCAATTCTTTGGCGATGAGGCATTTGAGGCTGTGGATTATGTGGAGACAGACTGGCAGGCAGCACCTTATCAGAGGGGGTGTGAATCTCCTCTTGCGGTTGGAAAGCTCACTCAGTTTGCTGATAACCTGAAAAAACCGCTCGGGTCTTTTCATTTCTGCGGAACAGAAACGGCAGACATCTGGACAGGTTATATGGAAGGTGCGGTTGCTTCAGGGTATCGGGCAGCGGAAGAGGCTGCTCAGGCACTGGATCACCAGCTGCTTAGCCTGTAA
- a CDS encoding ADP-ribosylglycohydrolase family protein yields the protein MISGDIDACIKYAGESSRTTHGSPLCIESCELFGYLIHKAFNANSKNEIFETIPGNFCAELQPISDFSFNTLNYMELTGSGYVIESLISALWCFYHGENFKDSILLAANIGNDADTTAAICGQIAGAYYGYSGIPKEWRESIAMASEIKQLVLDLYRAGVAS from the coding sequence ATTATTTCGGGGGATATCGATGCTTGTATAAAGTATGCGGGAGAAAGTTCACGAACCACGCATGGTTCTCCTCTGTGCATTGAATCTTGCGAGCTTTTTGGCTACTTAATTCATAAAGCGTTCAACGCTAATAGTAAAAACGAAATATTCGAAACCATCCCTGGTAATTTTTGTGCTGAGTTGCAGCCGATATCTGACTTTAGTTTTAATACTTTGAATTACATGGAGCTTACTGGCAGCGGTTACGTGATTGAAAGCTTAATCTCTGCACTTTGGTGCTTTTACCATGGCGAAAACTTCAAGGATTCAATACTACTCGCAGCGAATATCGGAAACGATGCAGATACAACAGCGGCAATATGTGGGCAAATTGCTGGAGCTTATTATGGGTATAGTGGAATACCTAAAGAGTGGCGAGAATCAATAGCAATGGCTAGCGAAATTAAGCAGCTCGTTTTGGATTTATATCGAGCGGGAGTGGCCAGCTAA
- a CDS encoding DUF3291 domain-containing protein, giving the protein MKLAQLNIALAKYPLDSLEMKDFVDNLDLINGIAESSEGFIWRLKDESGDATSIKAFDDPNMIVNMSVWESVDALKNFMFRTHHRDFMRRKSEWFHRLPEDTYVLWWIEDNQTPDLNEAKERLEHLRKMGDTAYAFTFKANFTESEAKSLRKGLVD; this is encoded by the coding sequence ATGAAATTAGCACAGTTGAACATAGCGTTAGCAAAATACCCTCTAGACAGTCTGGAAATGAAAGATTTTGTCGATAATTTAGATTTAATCAATGGAATAGCGGAAAGTAGTGAAGGGTTTATTTGGCGCCTCAAAGATGAATCAGGTGATGCAACATCTATTAAGGCCTTTGATGACCCTAATATGATTGTCAATATGTCGGTTTGGGAATCTGTAGATGCATTGAAAAACTTTATGTTCCGCACCCACCATCGCGATTTTATGCGCAGGAAAAGCGAGTGGTTTCATCGTTTGCCAGAAGATACGTATGTTCTTTGGTGGATCGAAGATAATCAAACCCCTGATCTCAATGAAGCTAAAGAGCGACTGGAACACCTCAGAAAAATGGGTGACACAGCTTATGCATTTACCTTTAAGGCTAACTTCACTGAGAGTGAAGCAAAAAGTTTACGTAAGGGTCTTGTTGATTAA
- a CDS encoding FAD-binding oxidoreductase, whose translation MSLIDDLKHLFEPFAANPPIIFSPDECRDEYDKSRKVFNRRFDFAPSAIVQVKNTAQVAALIEHATKHDIEIAVKSGGHDHEGECVATGKLLIDFKLMNNVNVYQAQLPSSTEQTFGVRIQPGAIFEKIKAELDTYHLGIPHGTCQSVAIAGYTMGGGWGPWTRKYGMGCERLIGATIVLGDGTVKYLGVSAELNQEPTLSDREPQSDPDQNNSILWALRGGGGLSYGIVTELVFKPFKLPKIAQSFVIKSDSFPALEKIKAVDIIAAWEQLTAPGQNPNLIGTNLKVNAKGVKCVSEISENALLSWQLNGHFGGTKTELETMMTQWAYYLVSLINQDPCLTDTEKQQQKNDVIHEFNEFYQRTCAHAVEFNAATNHTGYSLDFDSWDREHGGIQLETDGPAPHKITSRMPTSKWGRAGRQALVKSLQSTLLEGDATGSNIAAYITLGAISGQYYSDKQQLSEQDKVSCAFPYQDRPFTIQYQTWWDQPAQGNEPADIAKLISTRFYENRAQDWIESCRSFDIPETKGAFISFKDAAVKTEDYFGDSYESLIGVKLDQSQDSKCLFRSRKTII comes from the coding sequence ATGTCTTTAATCGACGACCTTAAACACCTGTTTGAACCATTCGCCGCCAACCCACCAATTATATTTAGCCCTGATGAATGTCGTGACGAGTATGACAAATCACGTAAAGTTTTTAATCGCAGATTTGATTTTGCGCCCAGTGCCATTGTACAGGTCAAGAATACGGCACAGGTTGCTGCGCTTATTGAGCATGCAACCAAGCATGATATTGAAATTGCCGTTAAATCTGGAGGTCATGACCACGAAGGTGAGTGCGTTGCAACCGGCAAACTACTGATAGATTTTAAACTGATGAACAATGTGAATGTTTATCAGGCGCAACTGCCATCCAGCACTGAACAAACGTTTGGTGTGCGTATTCAACCAGGTGCTATCTTTGAGAAGATTAAGGCAGAGCTCGATACATATCACCTTGGTATCCCTCATGGCACGTGTCAGAGTGTGGCCATTGCTGGTTATACCATGGGCGGCGGCTGGGGTCCCTGGACGCGCAAATACGGTATGGGATGTGAGCGATTGATTGGTGCGACCATAGTACTTGGCGATGGGACTGTAAAGTACTTAGGTGTGAGTGCTGAGCTCAATCAGGAGCCGACCTTATCTGATCGTGAGCCACAAAGCGATCCTGATCAGAACAACAGTATATTATGGGCGCTGCGAGGCGGCGGTGGGCTCAGCTATGGTATTGTCACAGAATTGGTTTTTAAGCCATTTAAATTACCAAAGATTGCTCAGAGTTTTGTGATTAAAAGCGACTCATTTCCGGCGCTAGAAAAAATCAAAGCTGTAGACATTATCGCGGCCTGGGAGCAGTTAACCGCACCTGGTCAAAATCCAAACCTGATCGGTACCAACCTTAAAGTAAATGCAAAAGGGGTTAAGTGTGTATCCGAGATCAGTGAAAATGCTCTATTAAGCTGGCAACTGAATGGCCATTTTGGTGGCACAAAAACTGAACTGGAAACCATGATGACACAATGGGCTTACTATCTGGTCTCTCTAATCAATCAGGACCCTTGCTTAACTGACACAGAGAAGCAACAGCAAAAAAATGACGTCATTCACGAATTCAACGAGTTTTATCAGAGAACTTGCGCACATGCAGTAGAGTTTAACGCCGCGACTAATCACACTGGTTACTCTCTGGACTTTGATAGCTGGGACAGAGAACACGGTGGTATTCAGTTAGAAACAGACGGGCCTGCACCACATAAGATAACGTCGAGAATGCCTACCTCAAAATGGGGTCGCGCTGGCAGACAAGCGCTGGTCAAATCGTTGCAGTCTACCTTGTTAGAGGGCGACGCTACAGGCAGCAACATCGCAGCTTACATTACCTTAGGCGCTATCAGTGGCCAATATTATTCCGACAAACAGCAATTATCAGAACAGGATAAAGTGAGCTGTGCATTCCCCTATCAGGACAGACCCTTTACGATTCAGTATCAGACGTGGTGGGATCAGCCGGCGCAGGGTAATGAACCCGCAGATATCGCAAAGCTGATCTCAACACGATTTTATGAAAACAGAGCACAAGACTGGATAGAGTCATGTCGAAGTTTTGATATACCAGAGACGAAAGGGGCATTTATCAGCTTTAAGGATGCGGCGGTGAAAACAGAAGATTACTTTGGTGACAGCTATGAGTCGCTAATTGGCGTTAAACTCGACCAGAGTCAGGACTCCAAATGCCTGTTTAGAAGCAGAAAAACCATTATCTAA
- a CDS encoding AMP-binding protein — MTTSAMNPTLSYHRGTSGTPLLDQTIGDFLARIVEQFGDREAIVVCHQQQRLSYREYLKRIDELAAALLHCGIQPGDRVGLWSPNNLEWSLVQFATARIGAIMVCLNPAYRPAELEFSLNNAGCKMLIMATRFKHSHYVDMLKELAPQLEEYTFGELCAPKLPDLTHVVVIPQQGESTPTGLCDFNQLLSIASDQDYNTLRTIGARLSPDDAINIQFTSGTTGNPKGATLTHRNILNNANLVAQTMQLTEQDKLCIPVPLYHCFGMVLGNLVCLSQGACAVFPNDAFDPLLTLQTVEAEQCTALHGVPTMFIAQLEHEQFNQFDLSSLRTGVMAGATCPEKVMRDVQTKMHLTDILIGYGQTECSPINHITEVSAPLIKRVTTVGRAIAHTEVKIIDESGELTPRGVPGEVCARGYCVMQGYWQDDAKTQATIDAQGWLHSGDLGVMDDEGYVSIVGRIKDMIIRGGENIYPREIEEVLYHHPDIQDAAVFGIQDEKYGEEVCAWLQLKPEHYVDEQAIRAYLQDKLSYFKVPKHIRIVDAYPMTVTGKLQKFKMREAMEKSLNGPA, encoded by the coding sequence ATGACAACATCAGCAATGAACCCGACCCTCAGTTATCACCGTGGAACCTCTGGCACGCCTTTACTTGATCAAACCATTGGCGACTTTCTGGCGCGCATTGTCGAACAGTTCGGCGACCGTGAAGCAATTGTTGTTTGCCATCAGCAACAGCGCCTCAGCTACCGGGAGTACCTTAAGCGTATTGATGAACTGGCAGCCGCCCTGTTACATTGCGGGATCCAGCCAGGCGACAGAGTTGGGCTCTGGTCGCCCAATAACCTTGAGTGGTCTCTGGTGCAATTTGCCACAGCGCGGATCGGTGCCATTATGGTGTGTCTGAATCCGGCTTACCGCCCTGCCGAGCTCGAGTTTTCACTCAATAATGCGGGTTGTAAGATGCTCATTATGGCCACCCGGTTCAAACACAGTCACTATGTCGATATGCTTAAAGAGCTCGCCCCGCAGTTGGAAGAGTATACTTTTGGTGAGCTGTGTGCTCCTAAACTGCCTGATCTGACCCATGTTGTGGTGATCCCCCAGCAAGGAGAGTCAACCCCAACAGGATTGTGTGATTTCAATCAGTTACTTTCAATCGCGTCAGATCAAGATTACAACACCCTGCGCACTATCGGAGCCAGATTAAGCCCCGACGACGCCATCAATATCCAGTTTACCTCAGGAACAACCGGCAACCCCAAGGGCGCCACATTAACCCATCGTAATATTCTCAATAATGCCAACCTGGTTGCGCAGACCATGCAACTTACAGAGCAGGATAAGCTCTGTATTCCGGTACCGCTGTACCACTGTTTCGGTATGGTGCTGGGCAACCTGGTTTGTCTCAGCCAGGGAGCGTGTGCAGTGTTCCCCAACGATGCTTTCGATCCGCTTCTGACACTGCAAACCGTCGAGGCCGAACAGTGTACTGCGCTACACGGCGTGCCCACTATGTTTATCGCACAACTGGAGCACGAGCAGTTTAATCAGTTCGACCTGAGCTCACTCAGAACCGGCGTCATGGCAGGTGCCACTTGTCCGGAAAAAGTGATGCGTGATGTGCAAACCAAAATGCACCTGACAGACATCTTAATTGGCTATGGCCAGACCGAATGCAGCCCCATTAATCATATTACTGAAGTGTCGGCTCCATTGATTAAACGAGTGACTACTGTCGGTCGTGCCATTGCCCACACTGAAGTGAAAATCATTGATGAAAGTGGTGAGCTTACTCCCAGGGGCGTACCCGGCGAGGTGTGTGCACGTGGCTACTGTGTCATGCAAGGCTACTGGCAGGATGATGCCAAAACCCAGGCAACCATAGATGCACAAGGCTGGTTGCACTCAGGCGATCTGGGTGTAATGGATGACGAAGGGTATGTCTCCATTGTGGGGCGCATCAAGGACATGATCATCCGTGGCGGCGAAAATATTTACCCACGAGAGATCGAAGAAGTTTTGTATCATCACCCTGACATTCAGGATGCTGCGGTATTTGGGATCCAAGATGAGAAATACGGTGAGGAAGTTTGCGCCTGGCTACAGCTAAAGCCGGAGCACTATGTTGACGAGCAAGCCATTAGAGCTTACTTACAAGATAAACTCTCCTACTTCAAAGTCCCCAAACATATACGCATCGTAGATGCCTACCCAATGACGGTGACCGGGAAACTACAAAAGTTCAAAATGCGTGAGGCAATGGAAAAGTCACTCAACGGACCGGCTTAA
- a CDS encoding hybrid sensor histidine kinase/response regulator: MAVTPALCFGNIPVLANQYSVKKLTAEDGFVSSEIYSIIQDQQGLLWFGTAENGVMRYDGRKVTLFEFDGQSDTGLSHNDAGNLMLDRNGDIWIGTWGGGANRYDPKTGQFENFRHDPKQPTSISANRIQSLYHDLDGSVWLGSYDSGLNRYLGQGNFEHVSKSTDSVTRLSHNRIWDIENDGMDRLWIATSYGLNLYDKTTQRFNYFFPDPTNTTPTGTNEIRHILKTSHNKLYIGTQQGPFAFDPASAEFSKIGPADGPHLGQVNSMIEDQEGYIWFVTSQGVFRKHPSNEELVQLELEYNNGMRIIFEDNAKTLWITNEVHGIFKLVPHRKFKSISNSMLKAPNGIATDKNGDLLIVNSTSHLLRWDVASQTLHPLSPPLFNEFNGFSENRLLERPVLHLDGDATLWVAQNEGLAQFNLDTRAVTLIRYPKDDPNHRQFREIRALAVDKQGNLWVGTYKNGVYIYNPDAGTFRHLDSSYGLSHPEVLTIYKDNAHNMWVGTGNGVNLWLEKEQIFQPFVNNPYREDSLLGSIVQDIYQTQDGQIWIATQQGLNLYQAKTNNFAHFSTQNGLPSNLIRAISDDMRGNLWLTTNRGITKFSPSTGKVSNFDSHNGLLGLNYYSDSLIKAKRDLLFTSSQRGIEYFSTRPLQSNLKDPTLILTGFNKMGQPVKLDKPYSYVTDIYLTYLDYIFSLEFSVLDFVSPNKNQYAYKLEGYDDNWIDIGNRNSASFTNLDGGTYTLQVKATNSRGEWSEQLLSINLHVAPPPWKTWWAYTLYAIAFVLLIFTVIYLRTRMQKAEINRQKQFVVQLEEQVSQKTASLKSQAMELEAALKKAEQATRLKSEFLANMSHEIRTPMNGVLGMLELLKHSELTPEQEHSVGIASSSAHSLLGLINDILDFSKIEADKLELEFIDFDVRQLFEQLAESMALGAQTKGVSLAVDLTGVQTAMINSDPGRIRQIAANILSNAIKFTEQGEIVMSASLTHSISDDKTMLTCRIQDTGIGIPEEMLSSLFDSFTQVDASTTRKYGGTGLGLSITKRLCQLLGGDVSVSSTVGHGSCFEFTCQVNPCEITEPKAPAFSSLNIHALLVDSDTSSNEVIKHQLERWHVQVSEAHSAEQALQILSVSSIDIVFFSRTLPTMSSELMTREIRQNRQLSQLKLIMMTLLDEQFDAVESSPVPLDGYFTKPATQHDLMKALSGLEPSKNQEEDTGPSHKQNQADTQNFPWAKDTHVLLVEDNKVNQLVATRILEHLGVTIDIAENGLEALDKLRNTETEAYTLLLMDCQMPKMDGYEATRRIRSAQAGNHYTDIPIIAMTANAMQGDRQKCLDAGMDDYITKPIESAKVTEKLEYWVTKTTIT, from the coding sequence ATGGCTGTTACGCCAGCGCTGTGTTTTGGCAACATCCCGGTACTTGCCAATCAATACTCAGTTAAAAAGCTGACTGCTGAGGATGGCTTCGTCTCATCCGAAATCTATTCCATCATACAAGATCAACAAGGCTTACTCTGGTTTGGCACTGCAGAGAATGGCGTGATGCGCTATGACGGTCGAAAAGTCACCCTGTTTGAATTTGATGGCCAAAGTGACACTGGCTTATCGCACAATGATGCTGGCAACCTGATGTTAGATAGAAATGGGGACATTTGGATCGGCACCTGGGGCGGAGGGGCCAATCGCTATGATCCAAAGACCGGACAGTTCGAAAACTTTCGTCATGACCCTAAACAACCAACCTCAATTTCAGCAAACCGGATCCAGTCTTTATATCATGACCTGGATGGTTCAGTCTGGCTGGGCTCATATGATAGCGGGCTTAATCGCTACCTGGGGCAAGGTAACTTTGAGCATGTCAGTAAGAGCACCGACTCTGTTACTAGGCTATCTCACAATCGAATCTGGGATATAGAAAATGATGGCATGGACCGCCTTTGGATAGCAACGAGTTACGGCCTGAACCTCTACGACAAAACCACTCAGCGTTTTAATTACTTTTTCCCGGACCCAACAAACACCACCCCAACCGGTACCAATGAAATCAGGCACATTTTAAAAACGTCGCATAACAAGCTGTACATCGGAACCCAGCAAGGTCCTTTTGCATTCGACCCAGCCAGTGCTGAGTTCAGTAAAATTGGCCCTGCAGATGGCCCCCACCTGGGACAGGTTAACTCTATGATTGAAGATCAGGAGGGTTATATCTGGTTTGTAACCAGTCAAGGCGTGTTCAGAAAACACCCGTCGAATGAAGAATTAGTACAGCTGGAACTTGAGTACAATAATGGCATGCGGATTATATTTGAAGACAATGCCAAAACACTATGGATCACCAATGAGGTGCACGGTATTTTTAAGCTGGTACCACATCGTAAATTCAAATCTATCAGCAACTCGATGCTCAAAGCGCCAAATGGCATTGCTACGGATAAAAATGGTGACCTGCTCATCGTCAATTCGACTTCTCACTTGCTCAGATGGGATGTCGCATCACAAACCCTGCACCCTCTCTCCCCGCCGTTATTTAATGAGTTTAATGGCTTTAGTGAAAATCGACTCCTTGAACGCCCTGTTTTACATCTCGACGGTGATGCCACTTTGTGGGTCGCGCAGAATGAGGGGCTAGCACAGTTTAACCTGGATACACGTGCCGTGACGCTTATTCGCTATCCAAAGGATGATCCAAACCACAGACAATTTCGGGAAATAAGAGCACTTGCAGTTGATAAACAAGGCAACCTCTGGGTAGGGACATACAAAAACGGGGTTTACATTTATAATCCGGACGCTGGTACCTTCAGACACCTTGATAGCTCTTATGGCTTGTCACACCCAGAAGTATTAACCATATACAAAGATAATGCGCATAATATGTGGGTCGGCACCGGTAACGGCGTAAACCTATGGCTTGAAAAAGAGCAGATTTTTCAACCTTTTGTGAATAACCCCTATCGTGAGGACAGCCTGCTTGGCAGCATTGTACAGGATATCTACCAAACCCAGGATGGGCAAATCTGGATTGCTACCCAACAAGGGCTCAACCTGTATCAGGCCAAGACGAACAACTTTGCGCACTTTAGCACGCAAAATGGCCTGCCAAGTAACTTGATCCGCGCAATCTCGGACGATATGAGAGGTAATTTATGGCTAACCACAAACCGAGGCATCACTAAGTTTTCACCGTCAACGGGTAAAGTGAGTAATTTTGACAGCCATAATGGATTACTTGGATTAAATTACTATTCTGATAGCCTGATCAAAGCCAAACGAGATCTGCTCTTTACCAGTAGCCAGCGCGGTATCGAATATTTCAGTACACGTCCTTTGCAATCAAACCTCAAGGACCCTACGCTTATCTTGACGGGCTTTAACAAGATGGGACAACCCGTAAAACTGGATAAACCTTACTCCTACGTCACAGATATATACCTCACCTACCTGGATTATATTTTTTCTCTTGAGTTTTCCGTGCTCGATTTTGTGTCACCTAATAAAAACCAGTATGCCTATAAACTAGAAGGCTATGACGACAACTGGATAGACATTGGTAACCGAAATTCAGCCTCATTCACGAACCTGGATGGCGGCACTTATACACTTCAGGTAAAAGCCACCAATAGCCGGGGTGAGTGGAGTGAGCAACTGTTATCAATTAACTTGCATGTTGCTCCACCTCCCTGGAAAACCTGGTGGGCTTACACACTCTATGCCATAGCATTTGTTTTGCTTATTTTTACCGTGATTTATCTGCGCACCCGCATGCAAAAAGCAGAAATCAATCGCCAAAAACAATTCGTTGTGCAGCTTGAAGAACAAGTTTCACAGAAAACGGCTTCTTTGAAATCACAAGCGATGGAGCTGGAAGCTGCCCTAAAAAAAGCAGAGCAAGCAACCCGCCTGAAATCTGAATTTTTGGCTAACATGAGCCATGAAATAAGAACGCCAATGAACGGGGTGTTGGGCATGCTGGAGCTTCTTAAGCACAGCGAATTGACACCTGAACAGGAGCACTCTGTCGGCATTGCCAGCAGCAGCGCTCACTCCCTACTCGGTCTGATCAACGATATTCTGGACTTTTCAAAGATTGAGGCTGACAAGCTGGAACTTGAGTTTATCGATTTCGACGTCAGGCAGCTTTTTGAGCAGCTGGCTGAATCTATGGCACTTGGCGCTCAAACGAAAGGGGTAAGCTTAGCCGTCGACCTGACCGGTGTCCAAACAGCTATGATTAATTCAGACCCAGGTCGGATCCGACAAATCGCAGCAAACATCCTCAGTAATGCGATTAAATTTACTGAGCAAGGCGAAATCGTGATGAGCGCGTCACTGACTCATTCTATCAGTGATGACAAAACCATGCTTACCTGTCGCATTCAGGATACCGGGATTGGCATACCTGAAGAGATGCTTTCGAGCTTGTTTGATTCCTTCACTCAGGTTGATGCTTCTACCACCAGAAAGTATGGGGGGACAGGATTAGGCCTGAGTATTACCAAACGGCTGTGCCAGTTGCTGGGTGGTGATGTATCTGTTTCTAGCACCGTTGGGCACGGCAGTTGTTTTGAGTTCACATGTCAGGTCAACCCATGTGAGATCACAGAGCCAAAAGCCCCCGCATTTTCGTCATTAAACATCCATGCCCTGCTAGTCGATTCAGATACCTCAAGTAACGAAGTCATAAAGCATCAGCTCGAGCGTTGGCATGTACAGGTTAGTGAAGCACACAGCGCAGAACAGGCTTTGCAGATACTCTCTGTAAGCAGCATTGACATTGTGTTTTTCAGCAGAACACTACCTACAATGAGTAGTGAATTAATGACCCGTGAGATCAGGCAAAACCGCCAGCTTAGTCAGCTAAAGCTCATCATGATGACGCTACTGGACGAACAGTTTGATGCGGTTGAATCAAGCCCGGTGCCTTTGGATGGCTACTTCACGAAACCAGCTACCCAACACGATTTGATGAAAGCACTGTCTGGCTTAGAGCCCAGTAAGAATCAAGAAGAGGATACAGGCCCTAGCCACAAACAAAATCAGGCCGATACACAAAACTTCCCGTGGGCAAAAGACACCCATGTATTACTGGTCGAGGACAATAAAGTCAATCAATTGGTCGCAACGCGGATCTTAGAACACCTGGGCGTGACCATCGACATTGCAGAAAATGGCTTAGAGGCATTGGACAAACTGCGCAACACGGAAACCGAAGCATATACTCTGCTACTAATGGATTGCCAAATGCCAAAAATGGATGGCTATGAAGCCACCCGGCGTATTCGCTCAGCTCAGGCTGGCAATCATTATACCGATATCCCCATCATTGCAATGACAGCAAACGCAATGCAAGGCGACAGGCAAAAGTGCCTGGATGCAGGTATGGATGACTATATAACAAAGCCCATAGAGTCAGCCAAAGTTACAGAAAAGCTTGAATACTGGGTAACCAAAACCACTATAACCTGA
- a CDS encoding ADP-ribosylglycohydrolase family protein, with protein sequence MEDKIIGSLVGLACGDAVGTTLEFASRGSFEPIEDMVGGGPFNLKKGQWTDDTSMALCLAHSLLHKNAFDPTDQMIRYCDWYNDGYMSSNGKCFDIGMTVSDALRKYQETRNPFSGSIDKFSSGNGSIMRLAPIPIYYFGGYRCLYKVCGRKFTNHAWFSSVH encoded by the coding sequence TTGGAAGATAAGATAATTGGTTCATTGGTAGGGCTTGCTTGTGGTGACGCAGTAGGTACTACCTTGGAATTTGCGTCAAGAGGCTCTTTTGAGCCAATTGAGGATATGGTCGGTGGCGGTCCTTTCAATCTGAAGAAAGGGCAGTGGACCGACGACACGTCGATGGCGTTATGTTTAGCTCATAGCCTGCTCCACAAGAATGCGTTTGACCCAACTGATCAAATGATTCGTTACTGTGATTGGTATAATGATGGTTACATGAGCAGTAACGGAAAGTGTTTTGATATTGGAATGACGGTATCTGACGCGTTGAGAAAGTACCAGGAAACCAGGAATCCTTTTAGCGGTTCCATCGACAAGTTTTCATCTGGTAATGGGTCAATTATGAGATTGGCACCTATCCCTATATATTATTTCGGGGGATATCGATGCTTGTATAAAGTATGCGGGAGAAAGTTCACGAACCACGCATGGTTCTCCTCTGTGCATTGA